One segment of Capnocytophaga sp. oral taxon 878 DNA contains the following:
- a CDS encoding DUF3078 domain-containing protein, with protein MKKLLLSALALTSMTLFAQEEETQQVQPQETATPRWTKGGNASLMFSQSAFNHDWTGGGTNNVAGNLAISYAFNYKKDKWAWDNNIYIDYGLTKLQDDKFTRKTNDRFEINSVLGKQATEFWYYSLFLNFKTQLTDGYKYTATDRTLINKLLSPGYLQSGIGMLWKKSDNLKVNLAPVTAKIVTARKQFTSPTSANYIANFYGVEDNKNIRFELGFSANAYAKFNIMDNVSLENILSLYSNYLDKPQNIDIDYTLNAVLTINKYLSTNFTFQAIYDDNAARAVQIREVFGLGVNCKF; from the coding sequence ATGAAAAAACTTTTGCTATCAGCCCTTGCGCTGACCTCAATGACCCTCTTCGCTCAAGAAGAAGAAACACAACAAGTACAACCTCAAGAAACCGCTACTCCTCGTTGGACAAAAGGCGGGAACGCATCCCTTATGTTCTCCCAATCAGCCTTTAACCACGATTGGACTGGAGGAGGTACCAATAACGTTGCCGGTAACCTAGCCATCAGCTACGCCTTTAACTACAAAAAAGACAAATGGGCGTGGGATAACAACATCTACATCGATTACGGCTTAACCAAATTGCAAGACGATAAATTCACTCGCAAAACCAACGACCGTTTCGAGATCAACTCAGTACTCGGTAAGCAAGCTACTGAATTCTGGTACTATTCACTATTCTTAAACTTCAAAACCCAACTTACCGACGGCTACAAGTACACCGCTACCGATCGTACCCTTATCAACAAACTCCTTTCACCAGGATATCTACAATCAGGTATCGGTATGCTTTGGAAAAAAAGCGACAACCTAAAAGTAAACTTAGCACCTGTTACCGCCAAAATCGTAACAGCTCGCAAGCAGTTCACCTCACCTACCAGCGCCAATTACATCGCTAATTTCTACGGGGTTGAAGATAACAAAAACATCCGTTTTGAGCTCGGTTTCTCTGCCAACGCCTACGCCAAATTCAACATTATGGATAACGTATCGTTAGAGAACATCCTATCTCTTTACAGTAACTACCTCGATAAACCACAAAATATCGATATCGATTACACCCTTAACGCCGTACTTACCATTAACAAGTACCTATCAACCAACTTCACCTTCCAAGCCATTTATGACGACAATGCCGCACGCGCTGTCCAAATACGCGAAGTATTCGGCTTAGGCGTGAACTGCAAATTCTAA
- a CDS encoding iron-sulfur cluster assembly protein produces MQELNPDALGEKIVEVLKTIYDPEIPVDIYELGLIYDVFVNEDHDVKILMTLTSPNCPVAEVLPMEVKEKVQSIDEVNQTIVEITFDPPWHQDMMSEVAKLELGFL; encoded by the coding sequence ATGCAAGAACTCAATCCTGATGCCCTAGGCGAAAAAATCGTAGAAGTACTCAAAACCATCTACGACCCCGAAATACCCGTCGATATATACGAACTCGGACTCATTTACGACGTATTCGTGAACGAAGACCACGACGTGAAAATACTAATGACACTCACCTCTCCCAACTGCCCCGTAGCCGAAGTACTCCCTATGGAAGTAAAAGAAAAAGTACAAAGCATTGATGAGGTAAACCAAACCATTGTCGAAATCACCTTCGATCCCCCTTGGCATCAAGATATGATGAGCGAAGTCGCTAAACTCGAACTCGGATTTTTGTAA
- a CDS encoding SufE family protein, with the protein MTIQETQNELIDTFALFDDWTQRYEYLIELGRELPIINPQYKTDSHLIKGCQSQVWLHAQLNNGKLTLTADSDAIITKGIVALLVRVFNNQTPTDILQADLSFIDKIGLKDHLSPTRANGLVSMIQKIREYARTQS; encoded by the coding sequence ATGACTATACAAGAAACTCAAAATGAACTGATAGACACCTTCGCCCTGTTCGACGACTGGACCCAACGATATGAATACCTTATCGAACTCGGACGCGAATTGCCCATCATCAACCCACAATATAAAACCGACTCTCACCTAATCAAAGGATGCCAAAGCCAAGTATGGCTACACGCACAGCTCAATAACGGCAAACTAACACTCACCGCCGATAGCGACGCCATTATAACCAAAGGAATCGTAGCACTCCTTGTACGCGTCTTCAATAACCAAACCCCTACCGATATCCTACAAGCCGACCTTAGTTTTATCGATAAAATAGGACTAAAAGACCACCTTTCACCCACCCGCGCCAACGGGCTGGTTAGTATGATCCAAAAAATAAGAGAGTATGCAAGAACTCAATCCTGA
- a CDS encoding beta-1,6-N-acetylglucosaminyltransferase gives MQKNYLILAHKNPQQLARMVNALNDGQAKFFIHIDANAAIEPFEALLEGRDIVLLRERERCVWGDFSIVRATIRLMEEAAQLGSKGFFILMSGQDYPIVDAQSLNVYLQEHQDTNFIDYLPLEEKWRAKMVKDKVEHYHILHSTRRGDSNCYAPFYHSSLFQKGRTLWHLLKGRLSVGNFKRLCRLPKREPLFAQQYAGSQFWAFCESTFYEVLGYIRAHSRELELYYEYTSSSDEVFFHTILLNIEHSAIKPSLTYVNWERKGVPLPVLFKREDFGELRLQKGKFFARKFDVDVDEGILDELDKNIL, from the coding sequence ATGCAGAAAAATTATTTAATACTTGCCCATAAAAACCCGCAGCAGCTTGCGCGGATGGTGAATGCACTGAATGATGGGCAGGCAAAGTTCTTTATCCATATAGATGCTAATGCTGCTATTGAACCTTTTGAGGCGTTGCTGGAAGGGAGGGATATAGTGCTATTGAGGGAAAGGGAGCGTTGTGTATGGGGGGATTTCTCGATAGTGCGGGCTACTATTCGGCTTATGGAAGAGGCTGCGCAGCTGGGGAGTAAGGGGTTTTTTATTTTGATGAGTGGGCAGGATTACCCTATAGTTGATGCACAAAGCCTTAATGTTTATTTGCAGGAACATCAGGATACTAATTTCATAGATTACCTGCCGCTGGAAGAGAAGTGGAGGGCTAAAATGGTGAAGGATAAGGTGGAGCATTATCATATTTTGCATTCTACCCGTAGGGGGGATAGTAATTGTTATGCGCCTTTTTATCATAGTTCTTTATTCCAGAAGGGTAGAACTTTGTGGCATCTGCTTAAAGGGAGGCTTTCGGTAGGGAATTTTAAGAGATTATGTAGGCTGCCTAAGCGTGAGCCTCTGTTTGCACAGCAGTATGCTGGTAGCCAGTTTTGGGCTTTTTGTGAGTCTACTTTTTATGAGGTGCTTGGTTACATACGGGCGCATAGTAGGGAGCTGGAGTTATATTATGAATATACTTCTTCATCGGATGAGGTTTTTTTTCATACGATACTGCTTAATATTGAACATAGTGCGATAAAGCCTTCACTTACTTATGTGAATTGGGAACGCAAGGGGGTGCCTTTGCCTGTGCTTTTTAAGAGAGAAGATTTTGGTGAGCTTAGGTTACAAAAAGGAAAGTTTTTTGCTAGGAAATTTGATGTGGATGTAGATGAGGGGATTTTGGATGAATTGGATAAAAATATTTTATGA